Proteins from one Ananas comosus cultivar F153 linkage group 5, ASM154086v1, whole genome shotgun sequence genomic window:
- the LOC109710171 gene encoding pectate lyase-like, translating to MEGLQCSCSKPSSFFFFSVLFLASAALSNANIADFDEHWRKKAEEARAQALAAYKPDPESVTNSFNQAVHKTLAATNSTRRSLRRQYNGPCMATNPIDRCWRCRSNWANHRKLLAQCAKGFGYGAMGGFAGRFYTVTDPSDSDVLNPRPGTLRHAVIQPEPLWIVFANDMIITLSQELIVGSNKTLDGRGANVHIAYGAQITLQFVRNVIIHNLHIHDLKSAAGGLVRDSTEHYGWRTRSDGDGISIYGSSNIWIDHVSMSNCEDGLIDAIEGSTAITISNSHFTRHNDVMLFGASDSNQADAIMQITVAFNHFGRGLVQRMPRCRWGFVHVVNNDYTHWLMYAVGGSKHPTIISQGNRYIAPPNLAAKEITKRDYATEAEWKQWVWKSDGDLMQNGAFFVQSGGQNMRKFSRTEFIKAKPGTFVTRLTRFSGALNCRVGQKC from the exons ATGGAAGGCCTTCAATGCAGCTGCAGCAAGCCgagctccttcttcttcttctccgtcCTCTTCCTCGCCTCTGCTGCGCTCTCCAACGCCAACATCGCCGACTTTGATGAGCATTGGCGGAAGAAGGCCGAGGAGGCCCGAGCACAGGCCCTCGCCGCCTACAAGCCCGACCCCGAGTCCGTCACCAACAGCTTCAACCAGGCGGTCCATAA AACCCTGGCGGCGACCAACAGCACCCGGAGGAGCCTCCGCCGCCAGTACAACGGCCCGTGCATGGCGACGAACCCGATTGACCGCTGCTGGCGGTGCCGCAGCAACTGGGCCAACCACCGGAAGCTCCTCGCCCAGTGCGCCAAGGGCTTCGGATACGGAGCCATGGGGGGCTTTGCAGGGAGGTTCTACACCGTCACCGACCCCTCCGACAGCGACGTCCTCAACCCCCGCCCTGGCACCCTTCGCCACGCCGTCATCCAGCCTGAGCCCCTCTGGATTGTCTTCGCCAACGACATGATCATCACCCTCTCACAGGAGCTCATCGTCGGCAGCAACAAGACCCTTGACGGCCGTGGCGCCAATGTCCACATCGCCTACGGTGCCCAGATCACTCTGCAATTCGTGCGCAATGTGATCATCCACAACCTCCACATCCACGACCTCAAGTCTGCCGCCGGCGGGCTAGTCCGCGACTCGACCGAACACTACGGGTGGAGGACAAGGAGCGATGGTGACGGCATCTCCATCTACGGCTCCAGCAACATCTGGATCGACCACGTGTCCATGTCCAACTGCGAGGATGGGCTCATCGACGCGATCGAAGGCTCCACCGCGATCACCATCTCCAACAGCCACTTTACCCGCCACAACGAT GTGATGTTGTTTGGCGCCAGTGATTCCAACCAAGCTGATGCCATCATGCAAATAACGGTCGCATTCAACCACTTTGGACGAGGCCTAGTGCAGAGGATGCCAAG GTGCCGATGGGGATTTGTCCATGTGGTGAACAACGACTACACACATTGGCTAATGTACGCCGTGGGTGGTAGCAAACACCCCACCATCATCAGCCAGGGCAACCGATACATCGCCCCCCCAAATCTAGCCGCTAAGGAG ATAACGAAGAGGGACTACGCAACGGAAGCGGAGTGGAAACAATGGGTGTGGAAATCGGATGGGGATTTGATGCAGAACGGGGCATTCTTCGTCCAATCGGGTGGGCAAAACATGAGAAAATTCTCGAGGACGGAGTTCATCAAGGCCAAGCCCGGCACGTTCGTCACCAGGCTAACGCGCTTCTCGGGGGCGCTCAACTGCCGCGTCGGACAAAAGTGCTGA